One genomic segment of Acanthopagrus latus isolate v.2019 chromosome 14, fAcaLat1.1, whole genome shotgun sequence includes these proteins:
- the ttll1 gene encoding probable tubulin polyglutamylase TTLL1, with protein MAGKVKWVTDIEKSVLINNFEKREWVPVTESEDWNFYWMSIQTIRNVFSVDTGYRLSDDQMVNHFPNHYELTRKDLMIKNIKRYRKELEKESSPLAEKDENGKYMYLDFVPVTFMLPADYNLFVEEFRKNPSSTWIMKPCGKAQGKGIFLINKLSQIKKWSRDSRTSTFVAASSGKEAYVISLYIDNPLLIGGKKFDLRLYVLVTTYRPLKCYMYKLGFCRFCTVKYTPSTSELDNMFVHLTNVAIQKHGDDYNHVHGGKWTVSNLRLYLESTRGKEVTSRLFDQIHWIVVQSLKAVAPVMNNDKHCFECYGYDIIIDDKLKPWLIEVNASPSLTSSTANDRILKYNLINDTLNIVTPNGDIPDCRWNRSPPREALGNYQVLYDEEQAQSENAERDLRSRSGQSLGSKGTKGSAGVRPAAATWK; from the exons ATGGCCGGTAAGGTGAAGTGGGTGACAGATATTGAGAAATCAGTGCTCATCAACAACTTTGAGAAGAGGGAATGGGTTCCAGTCACAGAAAGCGAGGACTGGAATTTCTACTG GATGAGCATCCAGACCATCAGGAATGTGTTCAGCGTGGACACCGGCTACCGTCTGTCAGATGACCAGATGGTTAACCACTTTCCCAACCACTACGAGCTGACCAGGAAGGACCTGATGATCAAGAACATCAAACGCTACCGCAAGGAGCTGGAAAAGGAGAGCAGTCCGCTGGCCGAGAAGGACGAGAACGGGAAATACATGTATTTAG ATTTTGTCCCTGTGACGTTCATGCTCCCGGCCGATTACAATCTGTTCGTGGAGGAGTTCCGCAAGAACCCGTCCAGCACTTGGATCATGAAGCCCTGCGGGAAGGCCCAGGGCAAGGGCATCTTCCTCATCAACAAGCTGTCCCAGATCAAGAAGTGGTCTAGAGACAGCCGCACCTCCAC GTTTGTAGCAGCATCTAGTGGCAAAGAGGCCTACGTCATCTCCCTGTACATCGACAACCCCCTGCTGATCGGGGGGAAGAAGTTCGACCTGCGTCTCTACGTTCTTGTGACCACATATCGGCCTCTGAAATGCTACAT GTACAAACTTGGCTTCTGTAGGTTCTGCACAGTTAAATACACACCCAGCACCAGTGAACTGGACAACATGTTTGTTCACCTCACTAATGTGGCCATCCAAAAACACGGG GATGATTACAACCACGTCCACGGGGGCAAGTGGACGGTCAGTAACCTCCGTTTGTACCTAGAGAGCACCAGAGGGAAGGAGGTGACCAGCCGACTGTTCGACCAGATCCACTGGATTGTGGTGCAGTCACTGAAGGCGGTGGCT CCTGTAATGAACAACGACAAGCACTGTTTCGAGTGTTACGGGTATGACATCATTATTGATGACAAGCTCAAGCCATGGCTTATCGAG GTCAACGCCTCTCCCTCGCTGACCTCCAGCACAGCCAACGACCGCATCCTGAAGTACAACCTCATCAACGACACTCTCAACATCGTCACACCCAACGGGGACATCCCAGACTGCCGCTGGAATCGCAGTCCGCCCCGAGAGGCCCTGGGCAACTATCAAGTCCT GTACGATGAGGAGCAGGCGCAGAGCGAGAATGCCGAGCGTGACCTGCGGAGCCGCTCGGGTCAGTCCCTGGGGTCGAAGGGCACCAAGGGGAGTGCAGGCGTTCGCCCCGCCGCTGCCACCTGGAAGTGA
- the bik gene encoding bcl-2-interacting killer produces the protein MVAQTRQPRQAVSLQAGPGEVDTGTLFDMNLRVNNGAARAIGRQLAAIGDTLDREWASRDPNWPPSPLHMLRPAQALTRTIYRDIHSQLWGFKGLSAAVKAWISSTAPGQGILRADAWTAWVSSFKTVTCTGWTSGALVTVALVAAVTIFGALWVEGRA, from the exons ATGGTGGCACAAACAAGACAGCCGAGACAAGCCGTGTCCCTCCAGGCTGGACCTGGTGAGGTGGATACTGGCACCCTGTTTGACATGAACCTCAG GGTCAACAACGGGGCTGCACGTGCCATCGGTCGTCAGTTGGCTGCAATCGGAGACACGTTGGACCGGGAGTGGGCAAGCAGAGATCCGAACTGGCCACCGAGTCCTCTCCACATGCTGAGGCCGGCTCAGGCACTGACCAGGACCATCTATCG GGATATCCACAGTCAGTTATGGGGCTTCAAGGGcctgtctgcagcagtgaagGCCTGGATATCGAGCACTGCGCCTGGGCAGGGGATCCTCAGAGCTGACGCCTGGACAGCCTGG GTGTCCAGTTTTAAAACAGTAACCTGCACTGGCTGGACCAGCGGAGCGCTGGTGACTGTAGCACTGGTGGCTGCAGTGACCATTTTCGGTGCACTGTGGGTGGAAGGGAGAGCCTGA
- the mcat gene encoding malonyl-CoA-acyl carrier protein transacylase, mitochondrial: MLASTAVTAASRGKVRSLVSLSRRLSTSQPASPNGDPENPALLLDIAQPEEGRQLRPRKDPSNRSVLLFPGQGSQFVGMGRGLLKYPNVKEMFTAARKILGYDLLSLCLEGPERELMKTVHCQPAVFVTSLAAVERLNHENPKAIEMCVAAAGFSVGEFAALVFSGSMNFADALYAVKVRAEAMQKASELVPSGMLSIIGKPQAQYKYACVQAKEHCKKLGIEEPVCSVANYLFPDGRVIAGHQQALDFLQQNARQLHFGRTKLLPVSGAFHTELMASAAEPLREVLRQVEVRAPEIRVHSNVDGKRYMNEKHVRRQLVKQLVSPVKWEQTLHEIYERLQGEQFPQTFEMGPGKQLGATLHKCNRKAFTNYAHVQVTAHEDQ; this comes from the exons ATGTTAGCATCAACGGCTGTCACGGCCGCCTCCAGAGGGAAGGTCAGGTCGCTGGTGTCTCTGAGCAGGAGGCTGTCCACCAGCCAGCCAGCGAGCCCGAATGGAGACCCGGAAAACCCCGCTCTCCTCCTGGACATTGCCCAGCCCGAGGAGGGAAGGCAGTTGAGACCCAGAAAGGACCCCAGCAACCGCTCCGTGCTCCTGTTCCCCGGCCAGGGAAGCCAGTTTGTGGGCATGGGCAGAGGACTGCTCAAGTACCCCAACGTTAAAGAGATGTTCACGGCGGCTCGGAAGATCCTCGGGTACGACCTGCTGTCTCTGTGCCTGGAGGGACCCGAGCGGGAGCTCATGAAGACGGTGCACTGTCAGCCGGCGGTGTTCGTCACCTCGCTGGCTGCGGTGGAGAGGCTCAACCACGAGAACCCCAAG GCCATTGAgatgtgtgttgctgctgcaggttttAGCGTTGGAGAATTTGCTGCCCTAGTTTTCTCTGGTTCCATGAACTTTGCAGATG CTCTGTATGCCGTGAAGGTTCGTGCAGAGGCCATGCAGAAAGCATCAGAGCTCGTTCCTAGTGGGATGCTGTCAATCATCGGTAAACCACAGGCACAGTATAAATATGCCTGTGTGCAGGCTAAAGAGCACTGCAAGAAGCTCGGGATTGAGGAGCCGGTCTGCTCCGTGGCCAATTATCTGTTTCCCGATGGCCGTGTCATCGCAGGGCACCAACAG GCCCTGGATTTCCTCCAGCAAAACGCGAGACAGCTCCACTTCGGGAGGACCAAACTTCTCCCAGTCAGCGGTGCTTTCCACACTGAGCTGATGGCGTCAGCTGCTGAACCCCTGAGAGAGGTGCTCAGACAGGTGGAG GTCCGTGCCCCTGAGATCAGAGTGCACTCCAACGTGGACGGCAAACGCTACATGAACGAGAAACACGTGCGCCGGCAGCTGGTAAAGCAGCTGGTGTCGCCTGTGAAGTGGGAGCAAACTCTGCACGAGATCTACGAGAGGTTGCAGGGAGAGCAGTTCCCTCAGACCTTCGAGATGGGCCCCGGGAAGCAGCTCGGAGCCACTCTGCATAAGTGCAACAGGAAGGCCTTTACAAATTATGCACATGTGCAGGTCACCGCTCATGAAGACCAATAA
- the def6c gene encoding differentially expressed in FDCP 6 homolog, with the protein MDLRAELLKSIWYAFTSLDVEKCGKVSKSQLKVLSHNLYTVLNIPHDPVALEEHFQDDDDGPVSNHGYMPYLNKYILDKVKEGMFDKEKFDDLCWMMTRKKNFKGLPAGALLSERDCFKLFCLFNLLSEDRYPLVMIPEEVEYLLKKISTAMSQEWDGKPLEDLISQDATGRVEGMSVWSFLEHMGAGQLLRVTSAEAFSLALEEVFLEMYHNVLKRGYMWKKGHVRRNWTERWFVLKPSTMDYYVSEDLKDKRGEIKLDKSCIIEPIPDREGKRCMFCVKTHNKTFEMSASDQRQKVEWTQAIQTALRLQSEGKSSLHHELKLKRRVHREHSQRERSRSARSSCSSRSSQSDDSLLQEIEKMEKEKDRQDLEIETIIQHAREVETRRREAEERERRKQREVQMELERQLKEAESLRDSMQAEMQEKEREAEQQKKRIQELELTQRKLEAALNMEIQARLEEERARQELERLLQVEDEKKKQFQLLQEQQRSLQNLIQEASDGSTDQDTPSALHSASQELQDLRASRQRSHQHLEEVQEKLRNASQHVRHWNVQLTRLMTPISPGERLEHRLLSKRLCPKKEGALASNEFITKLKVKGDQNNVMTPEDQEGLEEQLEAANLSDGSDESQEKPNGQM; encoded by the exons ATGGACTTAAGAGCCGAACTCCTCAAGTCCATCTGGTACGCTTTCACGTCGCTGGACGTGGAGAAATGCGGGAAAGTGTCCAAGTCGCAGCTGAAG GTGCTTTCTCACAACCTGTACACGGTGCTGAACATCCCACATGACCCcgtggctctggaggagcacttccaggatgatgatgacgggCCGGTGTCTAATCATGGCTACATGCCCTACCTCAACAAATACATACTGGATAAG GTCAAAGAGGGGATGTTCGACAAAGAGAAGTTTGACGACTTGTGCTGGATGATGACCAGGAAGAAGAACTTTAAGGGGCTGCCGGCCGGGGCGCTGCTATCTGAAAGAGACTGCTTCAAGCTCTTTTGTTTATTCAACCTCCTGTCCGAGGACCGCTACCCGCTGGTGATGATACCAGAGGAG GTGGAGTATCTCCTCAAGAAGATCTCCACGGCGATGAGCCAGGAGTGGGATGGGAAGCCACTGGAGGACCTGATATCCCAGGATGCCACGGGGCGCGTCGAGGGCATGTCTGTGTGGAGCTTCTTGGAGCACATGGGTGCAGGCCAGCTGCTGAGGGTCACCAGCGCCGAGGCCTTCAGTCTGGCTTTGGAGGAGGTCTTCCTGGAGATGTACCACAACGTCCTCAAGAGG GGTTACATGTGGAAAAAGGGACATGTGCGGAGGAACTGGACTGAGCGCTGGTTTGTGCTGAAGCCCTCCACCATGGATTACTACGTCAGCGAGGACTTAAAAGACAAGAGAGGGGAGATCAAGCTTGATAAGAGCTGCATCATCGAG CCAATTCCAGACCGGGAGGGGAAGCGCTGCATGTTCTGTGTGAAAACCCACAATAAGACCTTTGAGATGAGTGCGTCAGACCAGAGGCAGAAGGTGGAGTGGACTCAag CTATCCAGACGGCCCTCCGTCTCCAGAGCGAGGGCAAGTCCTCCCTTCACCACGAGCTCAAACTGAAGCGACGGGTCCATCGGGAGCACAGCCAACGGGAGCGCAGCAGGAGCGCccggagcagctgcagcagccggagcagccaatcagacgaCTCTCTTCTCCAAGAGATagagaagatggagaaagagaaggacagacaggatcTGGAGATAGAAACCATCATACAG CATGCACGAGAAGTAGAAACCAGGCGAAGGGAGgcggaggaaagagagaggaggaaacagagggaggtgCAGATGGAGCTGGAGAGACAGCTGAAAGAGGCCGAGTCG CTGAGAGATAGCATGCAGGCAGAGATGCAGGAGAAGGAAAGGGAGgctgagcagcagaagaagaggatcCAGGAACTGGAGCTGACGCAGCGGAAACTGGAGGCCGCTCTCAACATGGAGATCCAGGCCCggctggaggaggagcgggCCAGGCAGGAGCTGGAgag GTTGCTGCAGGTGGAAgacgagaagaagaagcagttccagctcctgcaggagcagcagaggtcCTTGCAGAACCTCATTCAGGAGGCCTCAGATGGCAGCACAGACCAGGACACCCCCTCAGCTCTTCACTCAGCTTCTCAGGAGCTCCAGGACCTGCGGGCCTCCCGCCAGAGGAGCCACCAGCACCTGGAG GAGGTACAAGAGAAGTTGAGGAATGCCAGTCAACACGTACGACACTGGAACGTCCAGCTGACCCGCCTGATGACGCCCATCTCTCCTGGAG AACGTTTGGAACATCGCCTATTATCAAAACGACTGTGTCCCAAAAAGGAAGGCGCGCTGGCCAGCAACGAGTTCATCACTAAACTGAAGGTAAAAGGCGATCAGAACAACGTGATGACGCCGGAGGACCAGGAGGgactggaggagcagctggaggccGCCAACCTCTCAGACGGATCGGACGAATCACAGGAGAAACCCAACGGACAGATGTGA
- the LOC119032615 gene encoding tetraspanin-7-like gives MSFALPYGSLSARPSPSRRSLDWEREQLAVRRFSSPRGLDLLSPPPLPRRPSAIPGYLLSPYQEQEEQLHQQQQRLSLSVCSEASLAPPAPPPVGAAPPCCRPVGVMHLLRLGLLAFSCLFWAAGLAIFTLGVWAQISLADFMLLSANRYPNAPLILLATGATITAWGFLGCLGVAANLPCVLRAYGFFQLAALIAGLAAGLSGLFYREDIAGGFRSGLQRAVAGYTEDEGRADALDSLQRALECCGAEGWRDWLTSDWAIQHMTFLPNDNGTSVSLPDSCCVRRKGCKNRPLLSDDIEGVVAAGIHPHGCFRKVFSLVNDNVFHIAATVLGLAFTQIGGIALACLLANKMAPRQHRRVVAH, from the coding sequence ATGAGCTTTGCATTGCCGTACGGCTCGCTGTCAGCTCGACCAAGTCCGAGCAGGCGATCTTTGGACTGGGAACGCGAGCAGCTGGCTGTGCGAAGGTTCTCCTCTCCGCGGGGTCTCGACCTGCTCagtccacctcctcttcctcgtcgACCCTCTGCGATCCCCGGGTACCTGCTGTCGCCCTACcaagagcaggaggagcagctccaccaacagcagcagcgacTATCCTTGTCTGTGTGCTCAGAGGCCTCCCTGGCGCCCCCAGCCCCTCCACCTGTGGGCGCCGCCCCACCCTGCTGCCGCCCAGTGGGAGTCATGCATCTCCTGCGTCTGGGTCTCCTGGCCTTCAGCTGCCTCTTCTGGGCGGCCGGCTTGGCCATCTTCACCCTGGGTGTGTGGGCACAGATTTCCCTGGCAGACTTCATGCTGCTGTCTGCCAATCGCTACCCCAACGCCCCACTTATCCTTCTTGCCACGGGAGCCACCATCACCGCCTGGGGCTTCCTGGGTTGTCTCGGTGTGGCTGCAAACCTTCCCTGCGTGCTCAGGGCTTACGGGTTCTTTCAACTTGCCGCGCTCATCGCTGGTTTAGCCGCTGGTCTCTCAGGTCTCTTCTATCGGGAAGACATTGCCGGAGGTTTTCGCAGTGGCTTACAGCGAGCAGTGGCCGGCTACACAGAGGATGAAGGCCGTGCCGATGCATTAGACAGCCTGCAAAGGGCCCTGGAGTGTTGCGGAGCCGAGGGCTGGCGTGACTGGCTCACTTCAGACTGGGCTATCCAGCATATGACCTTCCTGCCCAACGACAACGGCACCTCGGTGTCGCTACCGGACAGCTGCTGCGTGAGGCGCAAAGGCTGCAAGAATCGACCCCTCTTGTCAGATGATATTGAAGGAGTTGTGGCTGCAGGGATCCATCCACACGGCTGCTTCCGCAAAGTCTTCAGTTTGGTCAACGACAACGTCTTCCACATTGCCGCAACTGTGTTAGGACTGGCCTTCACCCAGATTGGAGGCATTGCCCTGGCTTGTCTGCTGGCTAACAAAATGGCACCGAGACAACATCGGCGCGTGGTGGCACATTAA